The Procambarus clarkii isolate CNS0578487 chromosome 42, FALCON_Pclarkii_2.0, whole genome shotgun sequence nucleotide sequence ATCGCAAGTATAttcattgtacatttatttgctatttttcaccatgtgtCGTCTCCAAgcatttcgtaacgatccagcaagtgaagtagggaacttaagtcgttccaagaggaccgaattacaaactcttgcacacgagtatcaaccccatggagccaacaaaaattacTTGCATAATTTAATCTTGGATTatctcttagatgaaggaaagatagactctgaagctcacgaaaactattctattgcagataaacatgctctggcagctatgaaattGAAGCTCGAACTAGCAAAAATCGAGCGGGAACAACTGCAAGAACAAGCTGCATAtgagaaagaagctctacaacgacgagaacgcgaggctgccctaaagaaagaggagatggccctaaagaaagaggagatggccctaaagaaagaGGAGGCTGCCCTACTctaagagcgtgagcgagtacagcttgaagcaagacaacatcacctggagatgcaacgcgagcatgataagaagcaagctgatatggctctagcatgtcgtcaacaaaaactcacgttggaaactacacaccacaaccagcgccaacaagctacagctagtcttcccgtaagtttcaatgtctcccatgcaagtaagttaataccaccattcgttgagacagagattgatgtcttttttaccacttttgagaccctagctaaaaaacatagctggcctgcagatcaatggtctacccttctcagagtgcatctcacaggtagagctgcagttactctcagaaccttagcatctgagaatgactaccagaccctgaagcaagcagttttggacgcctacagtctctccaccgaaagctacagacgaaaattccgtgattatctaaaggcaagtaccaccacctttttagaatttgccaatgcaaagaaaatatatttcatgaaatggctggaagcagcacatgtctctacattttcagaactcgtcaacctcatgctagttgaagaattctttagAGGTGTTCCCCCTCCCATccatttatatttagcagacaaagaagaaaccgactacatcagatgtgagaagtcggctgacacctacagcctcatccatcagctaacaccatcaccaccttccagtaagaagtcttcgtATAGgtatgataaagtgagtaccgatcaagcgagctctcaattgtattgtaagtattgcaaactctatggacataccatagatagatgtgggaaagctcaatacaaaggcaatgaaactcctaaacccaaacctactcctcctaagtcctataaacctgtgatgaatgttggtgttcctattaatgatctttcactcttcagcaaacacctgtatcctggaactgtctctgccaccagtacagattcggagggacgtttcaaattgaagttcttgagggacacagcggctcttcactcaataatattgaaatcagctgtgcctaaagtcacctacaccggagaaaccgtccttatcactgacctcactgctaccactccatatccacttgccagagttcacctggattgtcctttcgtgaccggtgaagtccaagtcgccatcagggaaaagccttttcccatgtctggagtgcaacttctcctgggcaatgacttggcagaagatctgcaaccttccaacctgatcatcatggacaaaccccaggtgtgtaactctgtagtggacaatcccatctttaagtatgttccagcagaagtCCAAGaaagtgaagtttctcctccggttttggtgaccacccgtgcacaagctgcacgcccgcaaccagctgactctactgcaaccgctgtccctcaagaccatcagaatctaccaccgaatcttactatgttggtgttccgtaagttacagagggaggatccttcattaacacagTTATTCTTCCAggatgagactcaacctgacagtatccctgggttcttcctagagaatcagttgttctaccgcaggtacagacccagtaagctgaaggaggatgacgattgggcaaatgtcgaacaactagtgggtcccaccagcctacggcccgatattctacacctggcacatggagcactttctcactatagttttaacaaaacctatcacggaatcagacaagactactactggccaggtatggttaaagacgtcaaaagttacgtgcaacaatgTCATACATgttagatggcaggtaaacctaacatctctattcccaaggctccattggctcctatccaggtgcctgcggaacctttccacagactcatcatagactgtgttggtcctttaccccggaccagttctggcaacgcctatatactaactatcctgtgtcctaccaccagattccccatggcagttgcagtaaagaacattacggctgctactgtggtgaaacacctattgaagaccttcacccagtatggatttccaagagaggttcaaagtgactgtggcaccaacttcaccagtgatcttttcaagaagacactggaggagttcaacatcacacaggtattgtccagcccctatcatcctacttcacagggttctcttgagcgtagtcatcagactattaaagcactcctaaagaaattttgcattgaaaccttgaaggactgggataaaccacttgacctcattatgtgtattttcagaagtctccccaatgagtctctaggagtatttccttatgagatgctctacggacgtaagtgccgtactcctctcaaagctattaaagactctacgtaatgccaccttcagtgaccctcagtatgtgccctagtttcttcaaaacttaaagcaccttctagagagagtacgtaaatttgctaatgacaatctattgaaagctcaggagaggataaagactcattttgaccaacacagcaaaataaggaaatttaaaccaggagacttcgtgttggcatattttcctatcccaggttctccattgcaaaacaagttttcagggccCTACCGCAtctaggagtgcagaaacaaccacaactacgttcttgagactccagataggcggcggaggacccagttatgccacgtcaacctcctgaagcagtatcaaggtactccccttactgtgttggtatcattatccacctttaaaggtccatacctccacagtgagaccttccctgcttctcctcccgaaagcactaacactgagtcagtgccttccaactcagaaatcctaactgatcttcatacctatttgcaggacagtaatagtgctcctctcatcagaatcttcaaggaacatcacaaGTTGTTCAgcaatgatccacaggagtgtaatgtggttcagcacgacatccagctactccctgacacctggcctattcgtcaacctttctaccgaatcagcccgagcaaaaaggaagttatgcgtgctgaagtacagtaactcctggatcatggactggcccccccttgtgagtccccttgggcctcaccctgcatcttggagcCGAAATcgcacggtaaagtgaggctgtgtaccgactacaggaaattgaatcatgtgactgtcaaggatgcttacccattacctagaatagatgacatccttgacgccattggtaattctcggtatttatccaaacttgacttactcaagggatgctaccaagtgtgtttgacagagcgagctaaggaaatatctgccttcaccactccttttagcctttacagatatgaacgccttccatttggactatgtaatgccccggccacctaccAGCGAGctctcaaccgcgtcatccatggcttagatcacacctacgcctacttggatgacatcgttgtggcaaccaacacctggaacgaacatctgctctAGCTGCAAtgattgttcgccaagctcctgacagccggcctcaccatcaacttgggcaagtccacctttgctaaaggtaaagtacgttatcttggtcatgtgatagggagtggcagcctagctccgttaaacatacacactcaagccatccagcattacccacagcctaccaccaggaagcagctcctgcgcttccttggtcttgcctaatactaccgtaggtttgtaaagaattttagtacggtagcgacaccattgatcactttaaccagccccaagcaacggtatcattggaccattcagcaaaccattgcttttgaacaacttaaatctctgctctgttctaatcctattctcgcctcgccagatatcacgaagcctttcatcctccatgtcgacgccagtggtaccggcatcggtggcgtcctgatgcaacaacgaggcgaggaggttctacctgttagctactacagctacaagttaaaaccacaccagaagaattacagcactatcgaaaaggaacttctctccatcgtcctgaacttacagcactctttttctaaaatgtgataggcattgacaccagccattaggaggactgccgaacacctacactttcccgtccaaatatatatatatatatatatatatatatatatatatatatatatatatatatatatatatatatatatatatatatatattatatattatatatatatatatatataatatatatatatattatatatttataaatatatatatatatatatatatatatatatatatatatatatattatatatatatatattatatatatatatatatatatatatatatatatatatatatatatatatattatatatatatatatataaatatattatatatatatatattatatatatatatatatatatatatatatatatatatatatatatatatatatttaaggaagggggtggtaggagaaaagcacacagaaactgtattggaggggatctaaacattccctctaatgcgttatgcgtggtttcctccgaggctatgggtcccccttcttccagctagaggtggtactgccttctttatatatatatatatatatatatatatatatatatatatatatatatatatatatatatatatatatatatatatatatatatatatatatattattaaatatgaccgaaaaagtaagattaatatttctaacactaattttctcaatctttcgtacatttgttttcactgttggtggtaattcaaaaatcaattctccaaaattcatttttatttctagtctgacgcgacacttgagcgcgtttcgtaaaacttattacattttcaaagactttagtttaaacatacaaaactgaatagaacttacacatctcgatttgtttatatctacatttgagtgaggtggatggggtga carries:
- the LOC138373508 gene encoding meiosis-specific nuclear structural protein 1-like, with amino-acid sequence MKEMFAQFLEDIKSEMQEMMQEKTNEISILKRELPAAKEEFRALKENNEGKIDSEAHENYSIADKHALAAMKLKLELAKIEREQLQEQAAYEKEALQRREREAALKKEEMALKKEEMALKKEEAALL